gtgatatgtggtctagttgttgggaaaattaacaaatatgaatttcgactttatttgcaaaatctctctggaatttcttaaaatgggcataacttttgcatacgaactcggatgaaaaagttttttatatgaaaaatcatctactcgagaaataaagatacggggcttttaaaatgggcataacttttgcatacgaactcggatgaaaatgatggaaccccgttaaacattttcaaaatcctcaaaaacctaacagaaaaaagatacggggcttttaagatctggagaggcaaaaaaattcaaaaaatttcaaattgtggtcaaactgtggtcaaactaattattctagaatattagtgttactaaataattatttcagtttttttaaattttggtcaaatctggtcaaactgtggtcaaacaatggtcaaactaattattctagaaatattagtgttactaaataattattgtttttaaaacaatagtttcaaactcaaacagtgaaatgtgtcacttcatgctcaagctaaattcctgagggttaatagaattgacatcctactattgttaggaaaacaacaagtgtagacttggaaacgagggagaatagaacccggaagttaagcgtgctcaggctggagtagtgagaggatgggtgaccgtccgggaagttagatgatttggaatgatgaggggtgattagagattagaggataaattgagcagtgatgaggggtggtgattagagattagaggttaaaataattcagaaattttaaaataaaaaaaaattaaaaaaattcgcaaaaaaccaggtttaggggggctaaaaccctaaacctgcggaggaggcctttagtcccggttagccacgagaaccgggactaaaggacgggcctttagtcccggttagccacgagaaccgggactaaagcctttaggcgcgactaaaggggggtctttagtcgcgcatatttagtcccggttgcacagccgggactaaaggcctttgcgaaccgggactaaaggcccattttcTACCGGTGAAGGGCGTGTGGCGAGATAAAAAGCGAGACTCCTGTTCCTGTTACTGCTACGAGGGGAGTAGTCAACGCGGGATCAATCGTGCGTGTACAGCAAATCCCCTCGCCTAGTCCGCGGTGCTGAACTGGGATTCCTAAAAGCGAAGGAGTGGGAGGAGCATcaataagggcatctccaacgcttcGGCTGACCCGCAAACTTGATTGGCATCCGTCTGCGGACTTGGAATTAGTTGAATGCGAAAATTGTCTATCTAACGCCGCATACATCTGACCCTAATATTTTTTAAAATCCGCATGTTCAAATAGCTATATATATAGTCTAAAATACTTTAAAAATTCAAATGCAACAGTAGTTTTAATTTAAAAAAAGTACAAATATTACACTCCAACATTGATGTCCCCCCTTAACCGCTCATAGATACTCAATCAGATATTCCCTCAGTTGCTTGATGTCGAATTTGTTGATGCATTTGAACAAACTATTTAAATGTGGCCGGATTCTAGTCGGGAAGTTCGATAGGATCACCCATATTCTCAAATTCAAGAGTTGCGGCaacatcctcatcctcatcctccatgatcattttgtgcatgatcacataacaggtcatcacctcccacaaggTCTCCGGATCTCATTGTTTAGCAAGTCCACGAATAACCGCAAAATGTGTCTGCAAAACTTCAAATGCCCTCTCAACATCCTTTCTAGCTATTTCTTATCTTTGAGCAAAGTGAGAATTTTTCTGGCCAACTGGGTTAGAGATGGTGTTGACAAAGGTAGCCTACGGAAGATAGATACGGTCAACCAGATAGCAGCCCATGTTGTACTCATGCCCCTTGATAGTATAGTCACAAGGAGGAGCTTTTCCTTCGGTCAACCTAGCAAACAATGATGATCGCTGcagcacattgatgtcattgtgagaccCGTGCATGCCAAAGAAAGTGTGCCAAATTCAAAGATCATGTGATGCAACTGCTTGAAAAAATGATGGTGGGCTTCTTAATATGGCCCCGATATTGCCCTTGTAAAGCTTTCAGGCAGTTCTTCCATTTTTAATGCGTGCAGTCAAGAGATCTGAGCAAACCTGGCCACCTTCTTGCTTTCGAGATTGCCAAGAGTCTCTTGGTGTCTATCACGGTTCTCTCAGGTATTGATGTCCAAACACCACGACCATGCTCTCAAACATCCGTAGGTACTCGTCCCACGAATCAGCGGCCGTGCCATATACAAGCATCTGCAGTGCGGCCGTGCACTTCTGGTAACCAGAGAACCCAATCCTCCCCACGGTGTCCTTCTTCAAGATGAAGTAGTCATCAAACGACCGAACACCATGGTAGATACGATCGAAGACATTTTTGCGCATCCGAAAGCGCTGGCGAAAATTGTCAGCGAAGAAGGCATCAGGGGAAAAGTAGTCGTCATCGGCGTCAAAGGGCCGCATGCCCTGTTGTGTTATCACTCAATGGCCCTTGATCAATCCCTAGAAATTGAGAACATGCCTGTCCGCACTCTCCGTGTCTGCAAGCACCACCTGCATCATCGCCGTCTCATCCGTGTAGTCCTCCTCGGTGGACGAGTCGGACGACTCAAATACTGCTTGTATATGTACCCCACATCTGAATCCATTGCTTCAAAGAAAAATGGACAAATTTTTTTAGCACGAGCAATTCAGTGAACAGTTGCTAGTCGTGGTGAGTATCGTAGGAGCTGATGGTACCTGCGCGACGGTCAGGCGAGAGGTGTGGAACGACGGAGGAGGAGAAGTGGCGTGGAGCTCGGGGGTACctaatacgtctccgtcgtatctacttttcctaatgcttttcctcttgtttttgactctaatttgcatgatttgaatgaaactaacccgaactgacgctgttttcagcagaactaccatggtgttgtttttgtgcagaaataaaagttctcggattagAACGAagctttgcgaggattttttatacaataaaagagaattactggagccaagaaccaccgaagggggcacctaggtgggcacaacccaccagggcgccccctcctggcgcgcccaggtgggttgtccccacctggtggcccctcagacctcaaccctgatactataaaatcacattttcagagaaaaaaaatcagggagaaagaattatcgcgtctcacgagacggagccgccgccacctcctgttcttcatcgggaggccagatcggaagtccgtttggggcttcggagagggggttcttcgatcttcgtcatcaccaacccttctccttcgccaattccatgatgctccccaccgggagtgagtaattccttcgtaggctcgctgatcggtgaggagttggatgagattcatcatgtaatcgagttagttttgttagggcttgatccctagtatccattatgttctgagattgatgttgctatgactttgccatgcttaatgcttgtcaatTTGGGCCCGactgccatgatttcagatctgaaccgtttatgttatcaccattatatctatgttctagatccgatcttgcaagttatagttacctattatgtgttatgatccgcaaaccccggagtgacagaagtcgggatactttccggtgatgactgtaatttgaggagttcatgaATTCACTATgggttaatgctttgttctggttctctattaaaaggaggccttaatatcccataGTTTCCAGTTGCACCccactgccatgggagggtagggcaaaagatgtcatgcgaaagttctttccataagcacgtatgacaatttacggaatacatgcctacattatatttatgaactggagctagtgccgtatagccctaggttataactgttatatgatgaatatcatccaacgaattcactgatccaatgcctacgaatttctcttgtattgtttttgctaagttactactactatcactactgttacacttgctacaaaatcattgctatcactgttactgttactattgctgttgctactactatcaaaactatcacactactttgctactgatcactttgctgcagataattaatctccaggtgtggttgaattgacaactcagctgctaatacttgcaaatattctttggctccccttgtgtcgaatcaataaatttgggttgaatactctacccccgaaaactgttgcgatccctatacttgtgggttatgaagacctttttctggcgccgttgccagggagcatagctatatttgttgagtcacttgggattattatcaaattatcactatgaagaatctgaaggatactaagactaagattttccctccaagacgaggggaggtaaggaactgtcatctagctctgcacttgattcaccttctgttataagtagacttgcaacaccaccatgtcggtgcaacaaaccgtgggtctgttgcccagactgtgcacagacATGGGAACAAGATCGAAGCACCAGCCCAAGTCAAAGTACAATAGGCCAAGAGATTTGAAGGACCAACGTGCAGATCAGAGGGACCAAGACCAAGCTAGAGAAGCAGGATATTATGAAGAGaaaggcctcccttgccgggcacggcaaggggcgaggccacacTTAGAAGAGGACGACCAGGGcgtcccggcagggcctgccggggctcacggaggcaaaaaccacctcaccaaccactccaCCACGACCCAGCATTTAGCAACACTTGCCCCAACCAAGAGCGggtgtgacgccccgagaccgacgctccagacggcttccatattttcgttatcgttgtgtgtatttatttTTGTGTTGTATTCATCATCGCATTGCATcagcatgttttcataaaacttgtagttgctcgtagttgccgcgttccccttGCCTTCGTTGACCATTCCGAGACCAACCAGATTTTGTTTCCCTCTTGCCTGACCGTTTGACCCTCTGTACACTTTACTCagacccctcgcgcgcgtccgaaagttgtcccgaacccgacccgctctGTCGTTACCAatggattcggatcatccccaaacatctataaaacatctccgttttcttatttggactccctacctaTTTATTTCTCGGCCGTCCGATTATGATCGGAGGGGCTAGATAGCCCTTAACCTAATCCACgtgatgtatatatatatatatatcatcaaacCCTAGATCCTAGGGGCCTTGTCCCATCCTTCCATTCCCTCCGCCGCCACCAGACCAACTCCCTTCGCTCTCGGGATCCTCCCAGATCCGATCCAGCCAACCATGCGCAGCCACCTCCCTTCCTCGTTTTCAGATCCACCCAATCCCTCCATCGATCCAACCAGCAGCTCCCCTCGAGCTCCACCTACAGCCCATCCTTCCCTGCCTCGAGCCAGAAGCTCGTCCTCGACCCCGAGCCACTTGTCCCGCCGACGACCGAAGTCACCGACCAGGACGTCCCCTACCCTTCCTGTTTTTCTTCCCGTCTCCCTTTCTTCTCTGGTCTCTCTCTCACGCAGGCCTCTCTTTTTCCCTCGCAGCAAAGTCGGCCATGGACGACCCCAAGGATCCTGCCGTCGGTCTATCTGGACGGGAACCGGCCTCCTCAACCGGCGCCATGCCCATGCCTCCCGAGGAGCTCATGGTCGCCCCGTTCCTAGCTTCCCGGAGTTTGTCTCCGCGAGGCCTTCTTCAAGCCATGCCGCGCCAAGTCTCGCTTCCCTCCCTGCGTCTTCGCCGCCCCAGCCAAGTCCCGCGCCAAGCTGTTGTCTCCTACCTCGCCGTCCAGTCACCGCGTCGCCGTCCAGGACCTCGCTGGCCTCCCCTTCTTCTGCTGCGCGAGGAGGCGTCCCTCGGAAGCTCACCGCCGTCGCCACGGAGCTTCCCCGACCTCTCCTCCGCTCCGACCCAGGCCTTCGGCGGCCTTGCCGTCGTCGACGCCTAGGTGAGCAGCCGTTCCACCACGACCTTgcctctgcctcctcctctccaTGTCCTAACCGCCGGCCATGTTTTTCCCCCACAGGAGCTCGTCCGTTTCCCAAGGGCTCCACCGACCACGCCCTTCGACGGAGTCCACGTCGTCCGGCTCGTCCCACCTCCCGCAGGCGTCCCCGTCGCTTGCCGAAGCCCCAGCGTCGCCGTGTCGACCTCACCCCTGCCTTTTGCCTCGCCTCTGCTTCGAGCGACAGAACACCGCCCCCCTGCATTGACCCGTTCCAGTGCCAGCGTGGACAAGCGCCAAGGCCCAGCGCCCCGTCCAGCCTCCCTCTCCACCGACTGGGCCTCAGCCCATGGTGAGCCACCGCTGGGCCCCCTTCCACTATTGGCCCAAGTGCAGATTCGGCCCGTTCATGTTTTTTCCCTGTTGCTGCGAATTTAGCTAATTTCCAGAAAATTGCATGTTTATAGTTTgcaccctcatgttcatgcatattATAACTCAACAActgtgcatcggattaaaatgttttaaacatgtaaaatgcttaaaatttcatctagtttaataatatccaactttcatccatgtttaaattttttaaaatgttgtttgattaaatttgcataaatagcatgttaaaatgaattatttcataactaattaaccgtagctccaaattaaatgttctttatatgtaaatggggtagaaaaatgcatagaatAACATGGTGACActactttgcatgtttaacaactctaaaattgtgtatagggcagaacagtagcaaattcaaaatatgcatctggggattttccggaattgttgtttgtcattccggcctcatttaaacttgcctaaatagttagtttacttatgcttcacatcttgccatgtttaacaacatttaatattgttgggtacataaatgagagggaactaaataattgatgtggtgtttcgtcaatatgcaactcgttgcatattgagctccacttaatttgtagtgttgtttgttgcactttgccatgccatgctcattaaattggacatgcatcatacttgattgtgcatcatgccatgtttatgtgatggttgtttaccatgttgtttgcttctttccggtgttgcttcttcgggttagttccgataacgtcgcgtttgtgaggattcgttcgacttcgtccgtttgtcttcctcatggactcgttcttcttccttgcgggatctcaggcaagatgaccataccctcgaaatcacttctatctttgcttgctagttgttcgctctatcgctatgcttgcgctacctagcacttgtttatcatgcctcccatattgccatgtcaagcctctaaccctcctttcctagcaaaccgttgtttggctaagttaccgcttttgctcagcccttcttatagcgttgttagttgcaggtgaagatgaagttggttccatgttggaacatggatattttgggatatcacaatatctcttatttaattaatgcatctatatacttggtaaagggtggaaggctcggccttatgcctggtgttttgttccactcttgcggCCTTAGTTTTCggcataccggtgttatgttccttgattttgcgttccttacgcggttgggtgttatgggaaccccttgacagttccccttgaataaaactcctccagcaaggcccaaccttggttttaccatttgcctacctaagcctttttcccctgAGTTCCgcggactcaagggtcatctttattttaaacccccgggccagtgctcctctgagtgttggtccaaactagagcctcttgcagcgccgcctcggggaaacttgagggttggttttagttgtacggactacTCATCCAGTGttccctgagaacgagatatgtgcatctcctatcgggatttgtcggcacattcgggcggctttgctggtcttattttaccattgtcgaaatgtcttgtatccgggattccgagtctgatcgggtccTCCTGGGAGAAGGagtatccttcgttgaccatgagagcttgcgatgggctaagttgggacacccctgcagggtataaacttttgagagccgtgcccgcggttatgtggcagacgggaatttgttaatgtccggttgtagagaacttgacacttgacttaattaaaatgcatcaaccgcgtgtgtagccgtgatggtctcttttcggcggagtccgggaagagaacacggtcttgtgttatgcttgaacttaagtagcttcaggatcacttcttgatcacttatagcttctcgaccgttgcgttgcttctcttctcgctctcatttgcgtatgttagccaccatatatgcttagtgcttgctgcagctccaccgcattacccctttcctacccatcagcttaaatagtcttgatctcgcgggtgtgagattgctgagtcctcgtgactcacagattctaccaaaacagttgcaggtgccgatgataccagtgcaggtgacgccaccgagctcaagtgggagttcgacaaggACCTTGGTCGGTtttatgtttcgtttcctgatgatcagtagtggagcccagttgggacgatcggggatctagcagttgggtttatcttcttttcatttggttttgaccgtagtcggtctatgtgtgtacttgGATGATATATGATTtatttatgcattgtgtgaagtggcgattgtaagccaactctttatcccattcttgttcattacatgggattgtgtgaagatgacccttcttgcgacaaaaccaccatgcggttatgcctccaagtcgtgcctcgacacgtgggagatatagccgcatcgtgggtgttacaagttggtaatcagaggcatccccgacttaggatccccctgcttgatcgaatcgctggcgttgttgagtctagaacaaaaatgtttcgagtcttaggattatatatatcggagagtaggattgtTTTTACTCcccagtcccttcgtcgctctggtgaggcctcctgacgtagatgttttgtctTTCCGCTCCTCaagggtatatataggcgaaagaagtacgtcggtggagctacgaggggcccacgagggtggggggtgcgcctaccccctgggcgcgccctcctacctcgtagccgcctcgttgcgtctctgacttccactccaagtctcctggactgtgtttgttccaagaaagatcctcgcgaaggtttcgttccatttggattccgtttgatattctttttctacgaaacactgaaataggcaaaaaaacagcaactggcactgggcctccggttaataggttagtcccaaaagtaatataaaagatcatattaaagcccattaaacatccaaaacagataatataatagcatggaacaataaaaaaattatagatacgttggagacgtatcagcatccccaagcttaattcctgctcgtcctcgagtaggtaaatgataaaaacagattttttgatgtggaatgctacctaacataattttcaatgtaattttctttattgtggcatgaatgttcagatctgaaagattcaagacaaaagtttaatattgacataaaaataataatacttcaagcatactaaccaagcaattatgtcctatcaaaataacatagccaaagaaagctcatccctacaaaatcatatagtttggccatgctccatcttcgtcacacaaaatgctctaatcatgcacaaccccgatgacaagccaagcaattgtttcatactttagtattctcaaactttttcaacgtccacgtaatacatgagcgcgagccatggacatagcactataggtggaatagaatggtggttgtggagaagacaaaagaagaggaagatggtctcacatcaactaggcgtattaatgggctatggagatgcccatcaatagataccaatgcgagtgagtagggattgccatgcaacgggtgcactagagctataaatgtatgaaagctcaacaaaagaaactaagtgggtgtgcatccaacttgcttgctcacgaagacctagggcatttgaggaagcccattgttggaatatacaagccaagttctataatgaaaattcccactagtatatgaaagtgacaaaataagagactctctatcatgaagatcatggtgctactttgaagcacaagtgtggaaaaaaggatagtaacattgccccttctctctttttctctcatttttttgggccttcttttttttatttggcctttctctttttttgggccttctttttttatttggcctcaCTACTGCACGATGGTCCAAatgcgacactatgatcagagacccttcgacgaaactgtgtgcgatgccataatcgcaaacggtggtgtaaaaaacccgtcaaaaaaggtgcaaaacgtttgcgatgacagatgcatcaaacacggttcaaaatttagttgcgtgtgcgatgtagggcatacggttcagctcaattaactgtatgggatgaggaggcacaaaagaaacgggcagccagatgaaggcatgtgcgatatatagcatacggttcactgggatgaactgtgtgtgattaggcaacacaatggaaacggttcaattgaacaagatgtgtgtgatacgcggcaaacaggtgtgtaatctgaaatgtgtgcgaagaccaataataacacagacgattgctgctaataagccgtgtgaattgctctgCCTATAGtataataacatgtatatatatataactgaaagaactctccaattacataagtgactatacagatcattcgcacacgcctcaataaacaattgcatgcattaaAAAGTAGGAGAAACTTCTTGTGAcactcccgccactgctatgtggctcgatccctcgtttgggtcaggaagaagacagttcctcatgtcaacgatcctcttgtacatctcgtagcttgtgtacgcgtccatggccgcgtacttgacatgttgttcatccagtctcttatgccacacactgtgcctggtgttcttgtccttattgctctcttgcttcatcttcgcgtagtaggggtcgatgatggccgaggcgaggtcaaccagggagttcagtttgcttttgtcggtgccccagaccttgtagcggtgctggatgttgacaagattcgggcatttcaagctcgaaaccttgagcgcttttagattgttggtggtgtccaccgtagcgaaactgtagttggagctcttgataaacctggagaaacgctcgcaaggcattatggcaaggtggaagtggtagacgaggacgtcatgccGCACGCACAACTGTGTgatggcaaccttctgatcgtgcccgacacgaccgatggtgtgctcgaggtcgaagccgaccactcggtacttttccttggcaaggaactgctccatagtttggatggagctctccaccgagaccggatcgttcgtgtacaccaccgagagggccttccccctcacatgggtgtccactacgtgatgcgtggtgaactgcccgccgttgtcgccgtcggccgctcggagcgccattggagccacggggagcgccattggaactgctggatgtcctctctgtatgtgtcctcgtgggtgttcTTATTATGTCctgtgagacgagagatgaaggtaaatggccacaggaataaaagggggccagGCGGCGTGGATTCccggcgcgtccgcatggcagtttttgcagtgggtaactgcatcgtcgcgccgcgcccggcgcaaccgcttgcacaTGAACGTGCGTGATCATGCCCCAGCATcaaaacactggcagcgcgcgtggagggacgagggcagagcacccggagggacgcgagagcagatcGCGCGtggcgggacgcgagcagagcgcgccgcggccgcctgaaccgcaagcaagcACACACatggagcagttgaacacgcaggaaatggtcgcctacaagccggccaaCAATTGCATCGCTGcatagagagcggccgtgtggtacgacctccgtctagtctatagtctcctttatattccgtgccatactttgccctcaaatttaaccaacaaaatgttaatgcatgttttaaaaattatataattggaaactatgttcaaatacaaatccaactacataatctttggcgacatgcattcatattttattagttaaatcatacttataaaccaggacggtggtatagtaggtaattaaatcgcaaacattttttattaaccgtatgtgtacgcggcctttcgtcctcctctcgcatgtcttgtcaccccgctgccgcagacggcttacaacacaagcttgcgcagcgcgcgggggcgttctttttgccaaacggtggcgttaatgaatcgtcggtgagcccgttcccgtgcaacctcgcaggttcccgcgcaagcttcccgcccgactcggtgaaatcccccaaaatcccaatgcttactggcctgctataaaaaccctcacggccggtgagtcctgcatcgcattttcccctccatccctgtagctcatctcgtctgcttctcccacattcACCAATGGCACCAGTCCgttgtcgtcgctcagccactccgccgtcatcagaggacagctccagctgggaggctacaccgcggcggcggcatagtccccggtgtagtgtagtgcgcgtggcgtccctgttgggtgtgtgcggaacacccaccacacgctccgccgctggtgcccgtcggcagctgttgccggccaccgttgccgccacaccaccgtcgaaagctaGGGCCATTGcctgctccgccaccgcggcccaaAGACAGGagatggccgtcgtggccgccaccccactgccggccactatGGCCATCAACCGCTctgccaccgcggcccgaaggcgggaggtggtggtcgtggccgccaccccgtcctcggccgccgtggccgccagcccatcGTCGACcaccggggtcatcacccgctctgccaccgccgcccgaaggcgggaggcggaggtggatgcccgcacgtgcgacagcgaccttgcgcgctacaccgagttcccaCGGGAcaaggaggagcgcctcgtcgagcacaaaaagagccttaccgccgcatTTGTAGCGGCACACACCGCCTTAGAGGCGAGGAATTAGGAGATCTacaaggagaaccaccgcttcgagaggggtcgtctggagcggcagagggcgttcgaggcgagcg
This genomic window from Aegilops tauschii subsp. strangulata cultivar AL8/78 chromosome 4, Aet v6.0, whole genome shotgun sequence contains:
- the LOC141021961 gene encoding uncharacterized protein, giving the protein MRPFDADDDYFSPDAFFADNFRQRFRMRKNVFDRIYHGVRSFDDYFILKKDTVGRIGFSGYQKCTAALQMLVYGTAADSWDEYLRMFESMVVVFGHQYLREP